Within the Gemmatimonadota bacterium genome, the region GACTGTGGCGGTCGGGTCGTTGGACACCGCCCGCGAGACCCGCTCGCGCGGGCCCGCACTCAGCACCAGGAGCACGCCTCCCGCCGCCAGGAAGCCGGCCAGGAAGCCGGGCCAACGGAGCCGCATCCCGGCGGCGGCCGCGCTCGCGACGCGCACCCCCCGGCGGCCGAGGAGTTTGCCCGTGCGATAGGCCCAGGCGCCGCGGCGGCGGGCGCGCACCGGGCGCCCGGCCAGGTGGGCCTGGATGTCCGCGGCGAACTGCTCGGCCGTGGCATAGCGGCGGGCCGGCTCCTTGCGCAGCGCCTGGAGCACGACCGTGTCCAGGTCCCCCTCCAGTCTGCGGCGCAGTTGCTCGGACGCGCAGCCTCGGGCCCCGGCGAGCTGCTCAGCGGCGGGGCCCGCCGTCGGGGGACGGTCGGCCGCGCCCGGCTGCTTCACGGCCACCGACAGCAGCTCCGGCTGCTCCTCCAGGATCGCGCGCTCCACCTCCCCGGCTGTCCGGCCGGAAACCGGGAAGGGGTGGTGCCCCGAGAGCAGCCGGTAGAGCAGCACGCCCAGGGCATACACGTCGGTGGCCACAGAGATCGCCTCGCCCCGCACCTGCTCGGGGCTGGCGAAGTGCAGGGTCATGGGGCGCATGCCCGTGCCCGTCAGCTCGCTGGTCTGCGAGTGGATCTCCTGGCCGAGCAGCTTGGCGATGCCGAAGTCCAGCAGCTTCACGGCGCCCTCATCCGTGACCAGGATGTTAGAGGGCTTGAGGTCCCGGTGGATCACCAGGTTCCGGTGGGCGTAGTGTACGGCCGCGCACACCTGGAGGAAGAGCTCGAGACGAGCCTCGACGGAGAGGCGCCGCTCGTCGCAGTACTGTTCCAGGGGCGTGCCCTGCACGTACTCCATGACCAGGTAGGGGAGCCCCTCATCGGTCACGCCGCCGTCAAGCAGCCGGGCAATATGGGGGTGATCCAGTGTGGCCAGGATCTGGCGCTCCTGGAGGAAGCGGCGCAGCGCCGGGCGCGTGGCCAGGGCTTGCGGCACGAGCTTGAGGGCGACGTGCTCCGCGAAGCCGTTGTCCGCCCGTTCGGCCAGGTAGACCACACCCATGCCGCCCCGGCCAGCCTCGCTCAGCAGCC harbors:
- a CDS encoding serine/threonine protein kinase, coding for MREKPSLGSVNVARWQAVERLLDAALDLPEGERAAFLENACADDLELRHEVEQLLRCCERSGSFLEEPAAIYAAPLVASFPALAPAPAEGARVGPYRLLSEAGRGGMGVVYLAERADNGFAEHVALKLVPQALATRPALRRFLQERQILATLDHPHIARLLDGGVTDEGLPYLVMEYVQGTPLEQYCDERRLSVEARLELFLQVCAAVHYAHRNLVIHRDLKPSNILVTDEGAVKLLDFGIAKLLGQEIHSQTSELTGTGMRPMTLHFASPEQVRGEAISVATDVYALGVLLYRLLSGHHPFPVSGRTAGEVERAILEEQPELLSVAVKQPGAADRPPTAGPAAEQLAGARGCASEQLRRRLEGDLDTVVLQALRKEPARRYATAEQFAADIQAHLAGRPVRARRRGAWAYRTGKLLGRRGVRVASAAAAGMRLRWPGFLAGFLAAGGVLLVLSAGPRERVSRAVSNDPTATV